Proteins co-encoded in one Bacteroidales bacterium genomic window:
- a CDS encoding RnfABCDGE type electron transport complex subunit D, protein MSKILTVSPSPHISSDLSVPKLMYGVVLSLIPAFIVTVYMFGLGALVITAVSVVSCVLAEMIIQRYIMDAPVRIRDGSAIVTGILLAFNLPSNLPWWMVVIGAVFAIGVGKMTYGGLGNNPFNPALVGRVFLLISFPVQMTSWPLPGASRFHYLDATTGATPLGFLKEALRNGQTVPEVMNQIPDHMQLFLGQMGGSMGEISALALILGFAWMLYKKIITWHIPVIMVGTIFAFTGILYLIDPTRNASPLFHILTGGVMLGAIYMATDLVTSPMTKKGMILYAAGIGVITVVIRKFGAYPEGVSFAILIMNAFVPLINKYIKPKRFGEEVKNG, encoded by the coding sequence ATGAGTAAAATACTAACTGTTTCACCCTCCCCTCACATCAGCAGTGATCTGTCAGTTCCAAAGCTGATGTACGGCGTGGTACTTTCATTGATTCCTGCATTCATTGTAACGGTATATATGTTCGGCCTGGGAGCGCTGGTGATCACAGCCGTATCGGTTGTGTCGTGCGTTTTGGCAGAAATGATTATCCAGCGATACATTATGGATGCACCGGTGAGAATCAGGGACGGCTCTGCCATTGTAACCGGAATTCTGCTCGCCTTCAATCTTCCTTCGAATCTTCCATGGTGGATGGTCGTCATTGGTGCGGTGTTTGCCATTGGCGTCGGAAAGATGACATATGGAGGCCTTGGTAACAACCCTTTTAACCCTGCACTTGTAGGGCGTGTGTTCCTCCTGATCTCTTTTCCGGTTCAAATGACAAGCTGGCCATTACCCGGTGCGTCGAGGTTTCACTATCTTGATGCAACCACCGGTGCCACTCCGCTTGGATTCCTCAAAGAAGCCCTGAGAAACGGCCAGACTGTTCCCGAAGTTATGAACCAGATTCCGGATCACATGCAGCTCTTTCTCGGTCAAATGGGTGGTTCAATGGGGGAAATTTCTGCCCTTGCATTGATTTTAGGATTTGCGTGGATGTTGTATAAAAAAATAATCACATGGCATATACCGGTTATCATGGTGGGTACCATATTTGCATTTACCGGAATACTCTATCTGATCGATCCGACCCGCAATGCTTCTCCCCTCTTTCATATTCTTACAGGAGGTGTAATGCTCGGTGCAATATATATGGCTACTGACCTTGTAACATCTCCCATGACAAAAAAGGGAATGATACTTTACGCCGCCGGGATTGGTGTCATTACAGTTGTAATCCGGAAATTCGGTGCTTATCCTGAAGGAGTGTCCTTTGCGATACTCATAATGAATGCCTTTGTTCCATTGATTAATAAATATATCAAGCCAAAACGCTTCGGAGAGGAGGTAAAAAATGGCTAA
- a CDS encoding DNA translocase FtsK — MAKKKISDEPVNGKAKSGSFFTDERFKVALGFIISGFAVLLFVSFVSYLFTWKTDQSFQWSRVFSEPEYHVDNWSGKIGAYFSNLFINQWFGIASVAVPFVLLLMGFALMRVKIKSLWFVFRVAMVGMILFSVWFGFILGSFHGILGSGLGGKHGLYLSQWLVAFAGILGTGLILLVATLVWMIFSNKNTLHWLGKLFTIKVKVPQWPEKKPEENKAEKPAEAANAKADHDNDLVFETEFNRNERTVVGPAVKGSVPEKEEEIELVMTDAIEEPKNVDEATENYEMLGDYDPTLDLSQYRMPSVDLLEKHDAENSTVTNEELISNKNKIVETLSNYKIQIDKIKATIGPTVTLYEIVPAPGVRISKIKSLEDDIALSLAALGIRIIAPMPGKGTIGIEVPNQNPEIVSMRSVLSSRKFQDSAFELPVAMGKTISNETYVFDLAKMPHLLLAGATGQGKSVGLNCIITSLLYKKHPSQLKFVLIDPKRVELTAYTSLEKHYLAKIPDAEEVIITDTKKVIYTLNSLTIEMDQRYQLLEKAAVRNIKEYNHKFVKRKLNPEKGHRYLPYIVVIVDEFADLIMTAGKEVETPLARLAQLARAIGIHLVIATQRPTTNIITGVIKANFPARIAFRVTSMIDSRTILDSPGANQLVGRGDMLFAPGSDMIRIQCAFIDVPETEGITKFISSQRGFPTALYLPEFVDESTNAEIGEIDLSKRDGLFNDAARLVVIHQQGSTSLVQRKFSIGYNRAGRIMDQLEAAGIVGPPDGSKPRQVFYQDEYALEQFLNSMSKN; from the coding sequence ATGGCAAAGAAAAAAATTTCAGATGAACCGGTGAATGGCAAAGCCAAATCGGGTTCGTTTTTTACAGATGAACGTTTTAAGGTGGCGCTTGGATTTATAATTTCAGGATTTGCCGTTTTACTTTTTGTGTCGTTTGTTTCCTATTTGTTTACCTGGAAAACCGATCAGAGCTTTCAATGGTCACGTGTTTTTTCTGAACCGGAATATCATGTTGACAACTGGTCGGGCAAAATCGGCGCTTATTTTTCCAACCTTTTCATCAATCAGTGGTTTGGTATTGCCTCTGTTGCGGTTCCATTTGTTTTGTTGCTTATGGGTTTTGCCCTCATGCGCGTTAAGATTAAAAGCCTCTGGTTCGTATTTCGTGTGGCCATGGTAGGTATGATTCTTTTTTCGGTTTGGTTCGGATTTATCCTTGGATCATTTCACGGCATCCTGGGCAGCGGACTGGGAGGCAAACACGGATTATACCTGAGCCAGTGGCTTGTTGCCTTTGCAGGTATCCTGGGAACAGGCCTGATCCTTCTGGTTGCAACGCTTGTGTGGATGATTTTTTCGAATAAAAATACTTTGCATTGGCTTGGAAAGCTTTTTACAATTAAGGTTAAAGTACCTCAATGGCCGGAGAAGAAACCTGAAGAAAACAAAGCAGAAAAGCCTGCTGAAGCCGCCAATGCAAAAGCGGATCATGATAATGACCTGGTTTTCGAAACAGAGTTTAACCGGAATGAAAGAACAGTCGTGGGGCCTGCAGTTAAAGGTTCTGTTCCTGAAAAGGAAGAGGAGATTGAACTGGTAATGACTGATGCCATTGAAGAACCCAAGAACGTTGATGAAGCGACCGAAAACTATGAAATGCTTGGAGATTATGATCCTACTCTTGATCTGTCGCAATACCGCATGCCTTCGGTTGACCTGCTGGAAAAGCATGATGCGGAAAACTCCACGGTTACAAATGAAGAGTTGATCAGCAACAAGAATAAAATTGTAGAGACACTTTCAAATTATAAGATCCAGATCGATAAGATCAAAGCCACTATTGGTCCCACTGTCACCCTGTATGAGATCGTTCCGGCTCCCGGGGTGAGGATTTCAAAAATCAAAAGTCTTGAGGACGATATCGCTCTCAGCCTTGCCGCGCTGGGGATCAGGATCATTGCCCCTATGCCTGGTAAAGGTACTATTGGTATTGAAGTTCCCAATCAGAACCCTGAAATTGTTTCGATGCGATCTGTGCTCTCTTCAAGGAAATTCCAGGATTCGGCTTTCGAGCTTCCGGTTGCTATGGGTAAGACCATCTCAAATGAAACCTACGTTTTTGACCTGGCCAAAATGCCGCATCTCCTGCTTGCCGGTGCTACAGGTCAGGGTAAATCAGTTGGTCTGAACTGTATTATAACTTCTTTGCTTTACAAGAAACACCCGTCGCAGCTTAAATTTGTCCTTATTGATCCTAAACGGGTTGAGTTAACTGCCTATACAAGCCTTGAGAAACATTACCTGGCAAAAATTCCGGATGCCGAGGAAGTGATTATTACGGACACAAAAAAGGTTATATATACTCTTAATTCGCTCACCATTGAGATGGATCAGCGGTACCAGCTTCTTGAAAAGGCCGCTGTAAGAAATATCAAGGAATACAATCACAAATTTGTAAAGAGAAAACTGAACCCGGAGAAGGGGCACAGGTATCTGCCGTATATTGTTGTAATTGTGGATGAGTTTGCCGATCTTATCATGACAGCGGGCAAGGAAGTGGAAACACCGCTTGCACGGCTTGCCCAGCTGGCAAGGGCCATTGGCATTCACCTGGTAATTGCCACGCAGCGTCCGACAACCAATATCATTACAGGTGTGATCAAGGCAAACTTCCCGGCCCGTATCGCTTTCAGGGTTACCTCAATGATTGATTCAAGGACCATTCTTGATTCACCGGGCGCAAACCAGCTTGTCGGCCGGGGTGATATGCTTTTTGCCCCTGGCAGTGACATGATCCGCATACAGTGTGCCTTTATTGATGTGCCTGAAACTGAAGGGATAACGAAATTTATTTCATCTCAGCGCGGATTTCCGACTGCCCTTTATTTGCCTGAATTTGTTGATGAAAGCACCAATGCGGAAATCGGTGAAATCGATCTTTCAAAACGTGATGGCCTTTTCAATGATGCGGCACGACTTGTTGTGATTCACCAGCAGGGCTCTACTTCACTTGTCCAGCGGAAATTTTCAATCGGATATAATCGCGCAGGACGTATTATGGATCAGCTGGAAGCGGCTGGAATTGTCGGGCCGCCCGATGGCAGTAAACCCCGGCAGGTTTTTTACCAGGATGAATATGCACTGGAACAGTTTTTGAACTCTATGTCGAAAAATTAA
- the rsxA gene encoding electron transport complex subunit RsxA, producing the protein MEYILLIISAVLVNNVVLVQFLGICPFLGVSNKIETSMGMGVAVIFVMSLANLVTYLIQNYVLIPLHIEFMQTITFIFVIAFLVQVVEIILKKAAPALYQALGIYLPLITTNCAVLGIAILAVQKDFNLVMSVLYAAGIATGFTFALILMAGIREQLALADTPKGMKGFPLSLVTAGLLSLAFMGFSGIVK; encoded by the coding sequence ATGGAATATATCCTGCTAATTATTTCGGCCGTCCTTGTGAACAATGTAGTGCTTGTTCAGTTCCTTGGAATTTGCCCGTTCCTGGGTGTTTCAAATAAAATTGAAACATCAATGGGTATGGGAGTAGCCGTTATCTTCGTTATGTCGCTGGCTAACCTGGTTACTTATCTTATCCAGAATTATGTACTGATTCCGCTCCACATCGAATTCATGCAAACGATAACTTTCATTTTCGTGATTGCATTTCTTGTCCAGGTTGTTGAGATCATTCTGAAGAAAGCGGCCCCGGCATTATACCAGGCCCTGGGTATCTACCTGCCTCTTATCACAACAAACTGTGCTGTTCTCGGGATAGCCATTCTTGCTGTTCAGAAGGATTTCAACCTTGTTATGAGCGTGCTTTATGCAGCAGGTATAGCAACAGGATTCACATTTGCCCTGATCCTTATGGCCGGAATTAGGGAACAACTGGCTCTTGCCGACACTCCGAAGGGGATGAAAGGTTTTCCGCTTTCATTGGTTACAGCGGGTTTGTTATCGCTTGCTTTTATGGGGTTTTCAGGAATTGTAAAATAG
- a CDS encoding electron transport complex subunit E, translated as MANLKYLTNGLLKENPTFVIVLGTCPTLAITTAAVNGIGMGAATTFVLVFSNLFISLLKNFIPDKVRIAAFILIIATFVTIVDLVMKAYTPDLYKALGIFIPLIVVNCIILGRAEAFAQKNSVWPSLLDGLGMGIGFTMAITLIGSIREILGNGSIFGVRLLAENASTILIFVLPPGAFVTYGFLIAIMNRIKLKFNI; from the coding sequence ATGGCAAATCTCAAGTATCTTACAAACGGCCTCCTTAAAGAAAATCCGACATTTGTTATAGTTCTCGGAACCTGTCCTACCCTGGCCATAACAACAGCCGCTGTAAACGGCATTGGCATGGGAGCCGCCACCACTTTTGTCCTCGTTTTCTCAAACCTTTTTATCTCCTTACTGAAAAACTTCATACCCGATAAAGTCAGAATCGCCGCCTTCATCCTTATCATAGCCACATTCGTTACAATAGTTGACCTTGTAATGAAAGCCTATACTCCTGATTTATATAAAGCGCTCGGAATTTTCATCCCTCTTATTGTGGTAAACTGCATAATCCTTGGCCGGGCTGAAGCATTTGCCCAGAAGAACAGCGTTTGGCCATCGTTACTTGACGGGTTGGGTATGGGAATAGGTTTTACAATGGCAATAACCTTAATCGGCTCCATACGTGAAATACTCGGGAACGGATCTATTTTCGGCGTCCGTCTTCTTGCAGAAAATGCATCCACTATCCTGATTTTCGTCCTGCCTCCGGGTGCATTTGTAACGTACGGATTCCTGATTGCCATTATGAACAGAATAAAATTAAAATTCAATATTTAA
- a CDS encoding outer membrane lipoprotein carrier protein LolA, giving the protein MKYLLVFLSLLTCAFINAQENIQDPEAARILESVGEKFRSLPSFQTDFELSILDRKDNSKNTSAGNLVLKQQKYKLNSEGSIVFYDGKTMWTYVQKSNEVTITEPRNNSGDFMSNPYGFFTSYKNEFKYRYVKETLNNGVTCHEIDLFPKNLNQPYSRIKVLINKQTSLPEAITSIGKDGVDYSVRLKNTVTSKVFPDTAFTFNPAEYKKVEIIDMRGL; this is encoded by the coding sequence ATGAAATATCTCTTGGTCTTCCTTAGCCTTCTTACCTGTGCCTTCATAAACGCCCAGGAAAATATCCAGGATCCTGAGGCTGCCAGGATTCTTGAAAGTGTTGGTGAAAAATTCCGGAGCCTTCCTTCATTTCAGACCGATTTTGAATTAAGCATCCTTGACAGGAAAGACAATTCAAAAAATACGTCTGCAGGTAACCTGGTATTGAAGCAACAAAAATACAAACTCAACAGCGAGGGAAGTATTGTATTTTACGATGGGAAAACCATGTGGACTTATGTTCAGAAGAGTAATGAAGTTACAATCACAGAACCCAGGAATAATTCAGGCGATTTCATGAGCAATCCTTACGGGTTTTTCACCTCGTATAAAAATGAATTTAAATACCGGTATGTAAAGGAAACTCTCAATAATGGCGTTACCTGCCATGAAATCGATCTTTTTCCGAAAAATCTGAATCAGCCCTATTCACGAATTAAAGTACTTATAAATAAACAAACCAGCCTTCCTGAAGCAATTACTTCAATAGGCAAAGACGGCGTTGATTATTCAGTACGGCTGAAGAATACGGTAACATCAAAGGTATTTCCCGATACAGCCTTTACTTTTAACCCTGCTGAATATAAAAAGGTCGAAATTATTGATATGAGAGGCCTTTAA
- a CDS encoding Fe-S cluster domain-containing protein, whose protein sequence is MVTTIIYTILSLSLLGAVAAVVLYFVAQRFKVFEDPRIDQVEAELPAANCGGCGFAGCRNLAETLVKSESFDGLFCPVGGNTVMARIAEVLGRQAVTQDAKIAVLKCNGTCEYRPRTSIYDGTASCAIASALYSGETGCNYGCHGFGDCVEACLFDAMYIDETTGLPVISDEKCTACGACVKACPRNLIELRKKWKGNKKIYVACSNEDKGGIARKSCSVACIGCSKCVKVCTFDAITLENNLAYIDSDKCRLCRKCAPECPTNSIIEIGFPQKKEKIPETAGNNPLTVNKD, encoded by the coding sequence ATGGTTACAACTATTATTTACACGATTCTTTCATTAAGCCTTTTAGGTGCTGTTGCTGCCGTAGTTCTATATTTTGTGGCGCAACGATTCAAGGTTTTTGAAGATCCCAGGATTGACCAGGTTGAAGCTGAGTTGCCTGCCGCCAACTGCGGTGGCTGTGGCTTTGCCGGCTGTCGTAACCTGGCAGAAACCCTTGTTAAATCCGAATCATTTGACGGATTATTTTGTCCGGTAGGCGGCAACACCGTTATGGCCAGGATAGCAGAAGTGCTGGGAAGACAGGCAGTGACACAGGATGCAAAAATTGCCGTGCTTAAATGCAATGGCACATGTGAATACCGTCCAAGAACAAGCATATACGATGGCACTGCTTCATGTGCAATAGCTTCGGCCCTTTACAGCGGTGAAACGGGTTGCAATTACGGGTGTCATGGCTTTGGAGATTGCGTTGAGGCCTGTCTGTTTGACGCCATGTACATTGACGAAACAACCGGACTTCCTGTGATTTCGGATGAAAAATGTACGGCATGCGGTGCCTGTGTTAAGGCATGCCCCCGAAACCTGATCGAACTCCGAAAAAAATGGAAGGGAAATAAAAAAATCTATGTAGCATGCAGTAACGAAGACAAAGGAGGCATCGCCCGTAAAAGTTGTTCGGTGGCCTGTATCGGATGCAGCAAATGTGTTAAGGTTTGTACGTTTGATGCCATAACTCTTGAAAATAACCTGGCATACATTGATTCTGATAAATGCCGGCTATGCAGGAAGTGTGCGCCTGAATGTCCGACCAACAGTATTATTGAGATCGGATTTCCCCAAAAAAAGGAAAAAATCCCTGAAACTGCAGGCAACAATCCATTAACTGTAAATAAAGACTAA
- a CDS encoding RnfABCDGE type electron transport complex subunit G — MAKKLESTLINMILSLVLISMTMSAALGFVYLKTKDPIEIASKQKETDAIKQVFPDFDSDPMANVTEKDGVKIYQLLLQNKVSGFAIKTFTDKGFGGHIEMMAGFKPDGTITKIVVLSHKETPGLGTKMTDPKFSSQFPGKNPSQYRLKVKKDGGQVDAITAATVSSRAYCDALQRAFNTLKSISDTIPVQQ; from the coding sequence ATGGCTAAGAAACTGGAATCAACACTGATCAACATGATCCTTTCTCTCGTGCTGATCTCCATGACAATGTCCGCAGCACTGGGATTTGTATACCTTAAGACAAAAGATCCTATTGAAATAGCTTCAAAACAAAAAGAAACCGATGCCATAAAACAGGTATTTCCTGATTTTGACAGTGACCCGATGGCAAACGTGACTGAAAAAGACGGTGTGAAAATTTACCAGCTGTTGCTTCAGAACAAAGTCTCGGGTTTTGCAATCAAAACCTTTACTGATAAAGGTTTCGGAGGGCATATTGAAATGATGGCCGGATTTAAGCCTGACGGGACCATTACTAAAATTGTCGTTCTTAGTCATAAGGAAACACCTGGCCTGGGCACGAAAATGACCGATCCTAAATTCAGTTCGCAGTTTCCGGGTAAAAACCCTTCTCAATACCGGTTAAAAGTGAAGAAAGATGGCGGGCAGGTTGATGCTATTACCGCGGCCACGGTTAGTTCGCGTGCATATTGTGACGCTCTGCAGAGAGCTTTTAACACGCTGAAATCAATAAGTGACACTATTCCGGTTCAACAATAA
- a CDS encoding phosphatase PAP2 family protein, translating into MLRKTLKDNILFFLPYILILLLILPVLLNYNKGDLHLMINRHHTAFFDVLFALLTYLGDGLFIIVPAVILLFFSVRHTAFLVTAYVSTGLITQVLKRVFFEGSMRPSVMLKDAGLYLVEGVDMLHGRSFPSGHATSAFALFLSLALILRNRCLKFLCFIMACLVAFSRVYLSQHFLIDITAGSMIGTLGTLAVYMLFYKKERNWYTWKIQDLFSAKHA; encoded by the coding sequence ATGCTCCGGAAGACATTGAAAGATAATATTTTATTTTTCCTGCCCTATATCTTAATTTTGTTGCTTATTCTGCCTGTTCTGCTCAACTATAATAAAGGAGACCTTCACCTGATGATCAACAGGCATCATACCGCTTTTTTTGATGTGCTTTTTGCGTTATTAACTTACCTGGGTGACGGGCTGTTCATCATTGTGCCGGCAGTTATCCTGCTGTTTTTTTCGGTAAGGCACACTGCATTTCTTGTTACAGCCTATGTGTCCACCGGATTGATAACCCAGGTGCTGAAACGGGTGTTTTTCGAAGGCAGTATGAGACCATCCGTAATGCTTAAAGATGCAGGATTATATCTTGTTGAAGGTGTTGATATGCTCCATGGCCGCAGTTTTCCTTCAGGCCATGCAACAAGTGCTTTTGCTCTTTTTCTCAGCCTGGCACTCATATTACGGAACCGCTGTCTTAAATTTCTTTGTTTCATTATGGCCTGCCTCGTTGCATTCTCAAGAGTTTATCTTTCGCAGCATTTTCTTATTGATATCACGGCAGGTTCCATGATCGGCACGTTGGGCACACTGGCTGTTTATATGCTTTTCTATAAAAAAGAAAGAAACTGGTATACCTGGAAAATCCAGGATTTATTTTCTGCAAAGCATGCCTAA
- the rsxC gene encoding electron transport complex subunit RsxC: MFKTFHKGGVHPPENKLSAGRPVEPFPVPATVAILLSQHMGAPAKAIVEKGAAVKTGQLIAKGEGFLSGNIHSSVTGKVSRIEAVTDASGYKRQAVFIEAVADEWFDDINTDTLLDKEIKLNAAEIINKINESGIVGLGGATFPSHVKLSVPRGKKADFLIVNGVECEPYLTADHALMLEKPGEIMVGIEILKKALGVTQAHIGIEANKPDAIALMQKFASEYTGVKVHPLKVKYPQGGEKQLIKAITGREVPSGGLPVDVGVVAFNVGTVFAVYEAVQKNKPLIERVVTVTGKNIKNPANFRVRLGTPVAGLIEAAGGLSENTGKIIMGGPMMGKALAIADIPVVKGTSGILLLQDDEASRNKPQPCVRCGKCVAVCPMGLEPYLLMPLSQKNEFDRLESEHIMDCMECGSCSYICPSARPLLDFVRSGKNNVGKIIRSRKKQ; encoded by the coding sequence GTGTTCAAGACATTTCACAAGGGTGGTGTTCATCCGCCTGAAAATAAGTTATCAGCAGGGCGGCCGGTGGAACCATTTCCGGTTCCCGCAACTGTGGCGATATTGCTTTCGCAGCATATGGGTGCTCCGGCCAAAGCTATAGTTGAGAAAGGCGCTGCTGTGAAAACCGGGCAGTTAATTGCAAAAGGTGAGGGTTTCCTGTCGGGCAACATTCACTCTTCAGTTACCGGAAAAGTTTCCCGTATTGAGGCTGTAACAGATGCAAGTGGTTACAAACGCCAGGCCGTTTTTATTGAAGCTGTGGCCGATGAATGGTTTGACGATATCAACACCGATACACTGCTAGACAAAGAAATTAAGCTTAATGCGGCAGAAATTATCAATAAAATCAATGAATCGGGAATTGTGGGACTCGGTGGTGCAACTTTCCCTTCACATGTCAAATTATCCGTACCACGAGGCAAAAAAGCCGATTTTCTTATAGTAAACGGTGTCGAATGTGAACCATACCTTACGGCGGATCATGCCCTGATGCTTGAAAAACCCGGTGAAATCATGGTTGGCATCGAAATTCTAAAAAAAGCACTAGGCGTTACACAGGCACATATTGGCATTGAAGCCAACAAACCTGATGCCATTGCTCTTATGCAGAAATTTGCATCAGAATACACCGGAGTTAAGGTTCATCCTCTTAAGGTGAAGTATCCTCAGGGCGGCGAAAAACAGCTGATAAAGGCTATCACCGGACGGGAAGTGCCTTCAGGGGGTCTTCCTGTTGATGTGGGTGTGGTTGCCTTCAACGTAGGAACAGTATTTGCTGTTTACGAGGCGGTTCAAAAAAATAAACCTCTTATTGAAAGAGTGGTAACCGTTACAGGAAAAAACATTAAAAATCCCGCGAATTTCCGTGTCCGCCTGGGTACACCTGTAGCGGGACTTATAGAAGCTGCCGGAGGTTTATCTGAAAACACAGGGAAAATCATAATGGGTGGTCCGATGATGGGAAAAGCTCTTGCAATTGCTGATATACCTGTTGTAAAGGGCACTTCGGGAATTCTGCTTCTTCAGGATGACGAAGCTTCGAGGAACAAACCACAACCTTGCGTGCGGTGCGGCAAATGTGTAGCTGTTTGTCCAATGGGGCTCGAACCTTACCTGCTTATGCCCTTATCCCAAAAGAATGAGTTTGACAGGCTCGAATCGGAACATATAATGGATTGTATGGAATGCGGATCGTGCAGTTATATATGTCCGTCTGCAAGGCCATTATTGGACTTTGTACGATCAGGAAAAAACAATGTCGGTAAAATTATAAGATCCAGAAAAAAACAATGA
- a CDS encoding aminoacyl-histidine dipeptidase, with the protein MNTNLEALAPSGIWRNFKNLTQIPRPSKKEARVVEFVKQFGEKLGLETVVDAVGNVVIRKPATPGMENRKGIIFQSHLDMVPQKNSDKTHDFEKDPIQAYIDGEWVKANGTTLGADNGIGVASMLYILESDNLKHGPIECLFTIDEETGMTGAFELKPNVLKGEILMNLDSEDEGELFIGCAGGMDANIEFEYKTSRIQPDAKPFLIRISGLRGGHSGLDIDLGRGNSNQILFRLLWNAESKVGLQLCEFEGGNMRNAVPREAHAVVLIPSKNVNEFRNLVSDFVQVVKNELSAVEPEFKLELTETVMPARVMEPVLQKNVIAAIYACPNGVIRMTDGIEGLVETSTNLSIVKTAGEKIQVNCLLRSSVDSAKQHIADVMKALFELAGAKTAFTGSYPGWKPNMDSAIMKVMDDVYMKMYNKKMEIKAVHAGLECGIIGGVYPNLDMVSFGPTIRHPHSPDEKVHIGSVQKFWDFLVKTLESVPVK; encoded by the coding sequence ATGAATACAAACCTGGAAGCCCTTGCTCCGTCAGGAATATGGAGAAATTTTAAGAATCTTACCCAAATACCCCGTCCTTCAAAAAAGGAAGCACGCGTAGTTGAATTTGTAAAACAGTTTGGTGAAAAACTTGGGCTTGAAACAGTTGTTGATGCAGTTGGAAATGTGGTCATCCGCAAACCGGCAACACCCGGTATGGAAAACCGGAAAGGCATTATCTTCCAGTCGCATCTTGATATGGTGCCCCAGAAAAACAGCGATAAAACACATGATTTTGAGAAAGATCCCATTCAAGCCTATATTGATGGTGAATGGGTAAAGGCAAACGGCACAACCCTTGGCGCAGACAACGGGATCGGTGTTGCTTCAATGCTGTATATTCTTGAATCGGATAACCTCAAACACGGACCTATTGAGTGCCTTTTCACTATTGATGAAGAGACCGGTATGACAGGTGCATTCGAACTTAAGCCGAATGTATTAAAAGGTGAAATACTGATGAACCTTGATTCGGAAGACGAAGGCGAATTATTCATCGGATGCGCGGGAGGAATGGATGCCAATATTGAATTCGAATATAAAACATCCAGGATTCAGCCTGATGCAAAACCTTTCCTTATCCGCATTTCCGGACTCCGGGGAGGTCATTCAGGCCTTGATATCGACCTGGGCAGGGGAAATTCGAACCAGATTCTCTTCCGTTTGCTATGGAATGCTGAATCTAAAGTCGGACTTCAATTATGTGAGTTCGAAGGCGGCAATATGAGAAACGCCGTTCCGCGTGAAGCTCATGCCGTAGTTTTAATTCCATCAAAAAATGTGAATGAATTCAGGAATCTGGTCAGTGATTTTGTTCAGGTGGTAAAGAACGAACTTTCAGCCGTGGAACCTGAATTTAAACTTGAACTTACTGAAACCGTTATGCCTGCCAGGGTGATGGAACCGGTTTTACAGAAAAATGTAATTGCAGCTATTTATGCTTGTCCTAATGGAGTGATACGCATGACCGACGGAATAGAAGGGCTTGTGGAAACATCTACCAATCTCTCCATCGTTAAAACGGCCGGAGAAAAAATACAGGTTAACTGCCTGCTCAGAAGCTCAGTGGATTCTGCAAAACAACATATTGCCGATGTGATGAAGGCATTGTTTGAACTTGCAGGGGCAAAGACTGCATTTACAGGTTCGTACCCGGGATGGAAACCCAATATGGATTCGGCTATTATGAAGGTAATGGACGATGTTTACATGAAAATGTATAATAAGAAAATGGAAATTAAGGCTGTCCATGCAGGTCTTGAATGCGGAATAATCGGCGGAGTTTATCCTAACCTGGATATGGTTTCATTTGGCCCTACGATCAGGCATCCTCATTCACCCGATGAAAAAGTTCATATCGGCAGCGTGCAGAAATTCTGGGATTTTCTTGTTAAGACTCTTGAGAGTGTACCTGTAAAATAA
- a CDS encoding SoxR reducing system RseC family protein, with protein MEASVCKEQMGTVEGISGHMIQVRIHREALCGHCSAQSLCFLGETKERIIDISDFSSDIKPGDVVDVNISTGQGNKAILLGYLVPFAVLITTLLIFSSIGAKDWIAGLSALLSLVPYYMILYLFRNRLKKVFIFSARKKVL; from the coding sequence ATGGAAGCCTCTGTATGTAAAGAACAGATGGGGACTGTGGAAGGAATATCCGGCCATATGATTCAGGTGAGAATTCACCGCGAGGCCTTATGCGGTCATTGCAGTGCACAATCCTTGTGCTTTTTAGGAGAAACCAAAGAAAGAATCATTGATATTAGTGATTTCAGTTCAGATATTAAACCCGGGGATGTTGTGGATGTGAATATTTCAACAGGCCAGGGTAATAAAGCCATTCTACTTGGCTACCTGGTTCCGTTTGCCGTTTTAATCACAACCCTGCTGATTTTCAGCAGCATTGGGGCAAAAGACTGGATTGCGGGACTATCTGCGCTGCTCTCATTGGTTCCTTATTATATGATATTGTATTTATTCCGAAACCGGTTAAAGAAAGTTTTCATTTTTTCTGCCCGGAAAAAAGTATTGTGA